The following proteins come from a genomic window of Elusimicrobiota bacterium:
- a CDS encoding N-acetyl-gamma-glutamyl-phosphate reductase: MIHVSVVGATGYTGGELLKILLAHPAVRVVHATSESRPGQALADVHPFLRGRLDLTLEGFDARRLAADSDVAFFALPHGVGSKNIAEFVARGKRAIDLSADFRLKNVKTYEVWYKVKHASPALLKKAVYGLPELYRKDIPGASLIANPGCYATTTILALTPLVRRKWLVPGSVVVDAKSGVSGAGRKLDAMYLYTEVNENLQAYSVIKHRHVPEIEQVLGDQARGAVSLTFVPQLVPMTRGILVTAYGTLRRPLAAAALRRAFEEDFGGERFIRLLPEGKWPRTQDVAGTNHVDINIALDERHRRVVVLAALDNLVKGAAGQAVQNMNLLFGLPEAEGLK, from the coding sequence ATGATCCACGTTTCCGTCGTCGGCGCCACCGGGTACACCGGGGGTGAATTGCTCAAAATCCTGCTGGCGCACCCGGCCGTTAGGGTGGTGCACGCGACCTCCGAATCCCGCCCCGGTCAAGCCCTCGCCGACGTGCACCCGTTTTTGCGGGGCCGGTTGGACCTCACGCTGGAAGGCTTCGACGCGCGCCGGCTGGCCGCGGATTCCGATGTCGCCTTCTTCGCCCTGCCCCACGGCGTCGGCAGCAAAAACATCGCGGAATTCGTCGCGCGGGGCAAGCGCGCCATCGACCTCTCGGCGGACTTCCGTCTTAAGAACGTCAAAACCTACGAGGTTTGGTACAAAGTCAAGCACGCCTCGCCCGCCCTTTTAAAAAAAGCCGTCTACGGCCTGCCCGAGCTCTATCGGAAAGACATCCCCGGGGCCTCGCTCATCGCCAACCCGGGCTGTTACGCCACCACAACGATTCTGGCGTTGACCCCGCTGGTCCGGCGGAAGTGGCTGGTCCCCGGTTCGGTGGTGGTGGACGCGAAATCGGGCGTGTCCGGGGCCGGGCGCAAGCTCGACGCGATGTACCTTTACACGGAAGTCAACGAAAACCTGCAGGCCTATTCGGTGATCAAGCACCGGCACGTGCCGGAGATCGAACAGGTGTTGGGCGACCAGGCGCGGGGCGCCGTGTCGCTCACGTTCGTTCCGCAGCTCGTTCCCATGACCCGGGGCATTTTGGTGACGGCCTACGGGACGCTGCGCCGGCCGCTCGCGGCGGCGGCCCTGCGCCGCGCGTTTGAAGAGGATTTCGGCGGGGAGCGCTTCATTCGCCTGCTCCCCGAGGGAAAATGGCCGCGGACCCAGGACGTGGCCGGGACCAACCACGTGGACATCAACATCGCGCTGGACGAACGGCACCGCCGGGTGGTCGTGTTGGCGGCGCTGGACAACCTGGTCAAGGGCGCCGCGGGCCAAGCGGTGCAGAACATGAACCTGCTCTTCGGGCTACCGGAAGCCGAAGGGTTAAAATAA
- a CDS encoding zinc-ribbon domain containing protein, giving the protein MGLIGWLKRIIGASKDRKLVCAECRNAFFFEEGEQQFFAQRGLSEPKRCGACRKNNRRGRGPRRRGR; this is encoded by the coding sequence ATGGGACTGATCGGCTGGTTGAAACGCATCATCGGAGCGTCGAAGGACCGCAAGCTGGTGTGCGCGGAGTGTCGGAACGCGTTTTTCTTTGAAGAGGGCGAGCAGCAGTTTTTCGCCCAGCGCGGGCTGTCGGAGCCCAAGCGGTGCGGGGCCTGCCGTAAAAACAACCGCCGCGGCCGGGGGCCCCGACGGCGGGGCCGATGA
- the argJ gene encoding bifunctional glutamate N-acetyltransferase/amino-acid acetyltransferase ArgJ → MKVPLSTGDLPAGYRLWGLRCGISAVPRKKDLALFLSDRPARAAGVFTTNVVKAAPVRYCQAQLAASTAVRAVVINSGCANACTGAAGARDTLWTARELAGRLGLKTAEVLVASTGVIGRPLPRPALERGLRALGARADGSAFSVEDAVRAIMTTDTRPKAARATFRAGGRTHTVWGCAKGAGMIHPNMATMLSVVLTDAGAPAAFLQKALRAVADRTFNCVSVDGDTSTNDSLFLLANGDRPLDAAGLKAFRSALEEVCLSLAGQIVADGEGATRVAWIFVQNAKTEKGAHQMAATIATSALFKTALHGADPNWGRVLAALGRAGVPFDPEKVDVKIGDVTVCRRGGRADFSEKAVHRLLKKDRVTVVVDLHQGDAWSRYATCDYSKEYVAINADYTT, encoded by the coding sequence ATGAAGGTTCCGCTTTCGACGGGGGACTTGCCGGCGGGGTACCGCCTCTGGGGACTGCGGTGCGGCATCTCCGCCGTGCCCCGGAAGAAAGACCTCGCGCTGTTCCTCTCGGACCGCCCGGCCCGGGCCGCCGGCGTGTTCACCACGAACGTGGTGAAGGCCGCCCCCGTGCGGTACTGTCAGGCCCAATTGGCGGCGTCGACCGCGGTCCGCGCGGTGGTGATCAATTCGGGTTGCGCCAACGCCTGCACGGGCGCGGCCGGCGCCCGCGACACGCTCTGGACCGCCCGGGAACTCGCCGGCCGGCTGGGGCTCAAAACAGCGGAGGTCCTGGTGGCCTCCACCGGGGTGATCGGCCGCCCTCTGCCGCGACCCGCCCTGGAGCGCGGCCTGCGCGCCCTGGGCGCCCGCGCCGACGGTTCGGCCTTTTCCGTTGAAGACGCCGTCCGCGCCATCATGACCACCGACACGCGGCCCAAGGCCGCGCGGGCGACCTTCCGCGCCGGCGGCCGGACCCACACCGTGTGGGGGTGCGCCAAGGGGGCCGGCATGATCCACCCCAACATGGCCACGATGCTGTCGGTGGTGCTGACCGACGCGGGCGCGCCCGCGGCTTTCTTGCAAAAGGCCCTGCGCGCGGTCGCCGACCGCACCTTCAACTGCGTCTCCGTGGACGGGGACACCTCCACCAACGACAGTCTTTTCCTCCTGGCCAACGGCGACCGCCCCCTGGACGCCGCGGGTTTGAAGGCCTTCCGGTCCGCGCTCGAAGAGGTGTGCCTCTCCCTCGCCGGGCAGATCGTGGCCGACGGGGAAGGCGCCACCCGTGTCGCCTGGATTTTCGTCCAAAACGCGAAAACGGAAAAGGGCGCCCATCAAATGGCCGCGACCATCGCCACCAGCGCGCTTTTCAAAACCGCGCTGCACGGCGCCGACCCCAACTGGGGCCGGGTGTTGGCCGCTCTGGGCCGGGCCGGGGTTCCCTTCGACCCGGAAAAAGTGGACGTCAAAATCGGGGACGTCACGGTGTGCCGCCGGGGGGGGCGCGCCGATTTTTCGGAAAAAGCGGTCCACCGGCTCCTCAAGAAAGACCGGGTGACGGTCGTCGTCGATTTGCACCAGGGCGACGCCTGGAGCCGTTACGCCACCTGCGATTACTCCAAAGAGTACGTCGCCATCAACGCCGATTACACGACGTGA
- a CDS encoding threonylcarbamoyl-AMP synthase, giving the protein MKGKAGTRVFSVRGRRLGAEALRTTVAALQSGGVVVFPTDTVYGMAAGIFRPGAIRRIYRLKGRSLKKALPFLAADLAQALALVEPPDRKLRALLKKYWPGPLTVVFKTSSLGRWTTGGKETLAVRVPDCPVTRAILRAMGQPLAVTSANRSGHPDAVTGAAARREFEGKVDVIVNGGKCPRGVASTVLDVSSTVWTLVREGAVPKKDLLKFL; this is encoded by the coding sequence GTGAAGGGAAAGGCGGGCACGCGCGTTTTCTCGGTGCGGGGCCGCCGGCTGGGCGCCGAGGCGCTGCGGACGACGGTGGCGGCGCTCCAGTCCGGCGGGGTGGTTGTTTTTCCGACCGACACGGTGTACGGGATGGCCGCGGGGATCTTCCGCCCGGGGGCCATCCGCCGGATTTACCGGCTCAAGGGGCGGTCCTTGAAAAAAGCCCTGCCGTTTTTGGCCGCGGATCTGGCCCAGGCGCTGGCCCTCGTGGAGCCGCCGGACCGGAAACTGCGCGCCCTGCTGAAAAAATATTGGCCCGGTCCGTTGACGGTGGTGTTCAAGACGTCGTCCCTCGGGCGCTGGACCACGGGGGGCAAGGAGACCCTGGCGGTGCGCGTGCCCGATTGTCCCGTGACGCGGGCGATCTTGCGCGCCATGGGGCAGCCCTTGGCGGTCACGAGCGCCAATCGTTCGGGCCACCCCGACGCGGTGACCGGCGCGGCCGCGCGGCGGGAGTTTGAAGGGAAAGTCGACGTGATCGTGAACGGCGGAAAGTGCCCGCGGGGCGTGGCCTCCACGGTGCTGGACGTGTCGAGCACGGTGTGGACGCTGGTCCGGGAGGGCGCGGTGCCAAAAAAAGATTTGTTGAAATTCCTCTGA
- a CDS encoding serine hydroxymethyltransferase has product MSLLKKADPRVHAIVLAETKRQEEGLEMIASENYVSEAVLEAQGSVLTNKYAEGYPGKRYYGGCEEVDKVETLAIERIKALFGAEHANVQPHSGSQANTAVYMAALQPGDTIMGLELSHGGHLTHGHPLNFSGKYFKIVSYGVRPDTEQIDYEQMARLAREHRPRMIVTGASNYSRVWDWARARAIADEVGAMLFADIAHYAGLIAAGVYPSPVAAADFVTTTTHKTLRGPRGGVILCREKYGKDIDRALFPGVQGGPLMHAIAAKAVAFGEALQPAFKKYQQQVLANARELAAALEKKGFRIVSGGTDCHLLSLDLRPKTITGKDAEIALGAAGITVNKNTIPFDPEKPFITSGVRLGTPALTTRGMKEKEMNLIAGWINDAVEHRGAPKRLAEIHRAVRGLCKKFPLYAHRLKMK; this is encoded by the coding sequence ATGAGCCTTTTGAAAAAAGCGGACCCCCGCGTGCACGCCATCGTCCTGGCCGAAACCAAGCGCCAGGAGGAAGGCCTCGAGATGATCGCCTCGGAAAACTACGTGTCCGAGGCCGTGCTCGAAGCCCAGGGCTCGGTGTTGACCAACAAATACGCCGAGGGCTACCCCGGCAAGCGCTACTACGGCGGCTGTGAAGAAGTGGACAAAGTCGAAACCCTCGCCATCGAGAGGATCAAAGCCCTCTTCGGCGCGGAACACGCCAACGTGCAGCCCCATTCCGGGTCCCAGGCCAACACGGCCGTGTACATGGCGGCGCTCCAGCCCGGGGACACGATCATGGGGCTCGAACTGTCCCACGGCGGCCACTTGACCCACGGGCACCCGCTCAATTTTTCGGGCAAATACTTCAAGATCGTCTCCTACGGCGTGCGCCCCGACACCGAGCAAATCGACTACGAACAAATGGCCCGCCTGGCCCGGGAGCACCGGCCGCGCATGATCGTGACCGGCGCTTCCAATTACTCGCGCGTGTGGGATTGGGCGCGGGCGCGCGCCATCGCCGATGAGGTGGGGGCGATGCTGTTCGCCGACATCGCCCACTACGCCGGCCTGATCGCCGCGGGGGTCTACCCGTCCCCCGTGGCCGCGGCGGATTTCGTGACCACCACCACCCACAAGACCTTGCGCGGACCCCGGGGCGGGGTGATCCTGTGCCGGGAAAAGTACGGCAAGGACATCGATCGCGCGCTTTTCCCCGGCGTGCAGGGCGGGCCTCTCATGCACGCGATCGCCGCCAAGGCGGTCGCCTTCGGCGAAGCGCTCCAGCCCGCTTTCAAAAAGTACCAACAGCAGGTGCTCGCCAACGCGCGGGAGCTCGCCGCGGCCTTGGAAAAGAAGGGTTTCCGCATCGTTTCCGGCGGCACGGACTGCCATCTGCTGTCCCTCGACCTGCGCCCCAAGACCATCACCGGCAAGGACGCGGAAATCGCCCTCGGCGCGGCGGGCATCACCGTCAACAAAAACACGATCCCCTTCGACCCCGAAAAACCTTTCATCACCTCCGGCGTGCGCCTCGGCACCCCGGCGCTCACCACGCGCGGCATGAAGGAGAAAGAAATGAACCTCATCGCCGGCTGGATCAACGACGCCGTCGAACACCGCGGGGCCCCGAAGCGCCTGGCCGAAATTCACAGGGCCGTGCGCGGCCTCTGCAAAAAGTTCCCGTTGTACGCCCACCGATTGAAAATGAAATGA
- a CDS encoding undecaprenyl/decaprenyl-phosphate alpha-N-acetylglucosaminyl 1-phosphate transferase, whose translation MIRASLVGFVLAFAATAGLVPFFIGLSRRWGVLDRPDPRKVHAHPIPRWGGGAIAGGTLLALLGVAALDPRFRTLLAFRHKIVENGEVVGVLGLRAQFFGLLLGGLICAGIGMWDDRRSLSPAVKFLAQTVAAYVAMMYGVRVAGLALPGLGFVAFPLLLSQAVTLFWLLGFMNAINLTDGLDGLAAGLVAIAAGTFFFVALLQADTQVLLYAKQLKLAGVLAAALAGSALAFLIYNFHPARVFMGDGGALFLGFFLGAVSVIGTLKTSAVLAFLIPVLVVALPVADVAAALVRRWRRGAGLMTADKGHFHHRLLALGWTQREVVLLVYVITLLLSSAALLLTFFRGRV comes from the coding sequence GTGATCCGCGCCTCCCTCGTCGGGTTTGTCTTGGCCTTCGCGGCCACGGCGGGGTTGGTGCCTTTTTTCATCGGCCTTTCGCGTCGTTGGGGCGTCTTGGACCGGCCGGACCCCCGCAAAGTGCACGCCCACCCCATTCCCCGTTGGGGCGGGGGGGCCATCGCCGGGGGCACGTTGCTGGCGCTGTTGGGTGTCGCCGCCCTGGACCCCCGTTTCCGAACCCTGTTGGCTTTCCGTCACAAAATCGTCGAGAACGGCGAAGTGGTGGGGGTCTTGGGGTTGCGCGCGCAGTTTTTCGGCCTGCTTCTGGGCGGGTTGATATGCGCCGGAATCGGCATGTGGGACGATCGCCGCTCCCTGTCGCCGGCGGTGAAATTCCTGGCGCAAACCGTCGCGGCCTACGTGGCCATGATGTACGGCGTCCGCGTGGCCGGGTTGGCCCTGCCCGGGTTGGGGTTTGTCGCCTTCCCGCTTCTTCTCTCCCAAGCCGTCACGTTGTTCTGGCTTCTCGGGTTCATGAACGCCATCAACCTGACCGACGGGCTGGACGGTTTGGCGGCGGGGTTGGTGGCCATCGCCGCGGGGACGTTTTTCTTCGTCGCGCTCCTTCAGGCGGACACCCAAGTCCTGCTCTACGCGAAACAATTGAAGTTGGCCGGCGTCCTGGCGGCCGCCCTGGCGGGCTCGGCGCTCGCGTTTCTGATTTATAATTTCCACCCGGCCCGGGTGTTCATGGGGGACGGGGGCGCGTTGTTCCTCGGATTTTTTCTGGGGGCGGTGAGCGTGATCGGCACCCTCAAAACCAGCGCGGTGTTGGCGTTCCTCATCCCCGTGCTGGTGGTCGCCCTGCCCGTGGCCGACGTGGCGGCGGCGCTCGTCCGTCGCTGGCGGCGGGGCGCCGGGTTGATGACCGCCGACAAAGGGCATTTTCACCACCGGCTCCTGGCGTTGGGGTGGACCCAGCGGGAGGTCGTGCTTTTGGTCTACGTCATCACGCTGCTTTTGTCTTCGGCGGCGCTGTTGCTCACTTTTTTCCGGGGGCGCGTGTGA
- the wecB gene encoding UDP-N-acetylglucosamine 2-epimerase (non-hydrolyzing): MAPVALALARRPARYAVRLVVTAQHRGLLDQALRFFGLRAHHDLDLMRPGQSLTDVTTRVLTGLEPVFRRESPDAVLVHGDTTTTLAAALAAHYQQIPVGHVEAGLRSGDPLNPFPEETNRRLTDALARWHFAPTPLARRQLLREGVDGRRVFVTGNTGIDALRWALRRLGATAPKLPPVVARRAEGPFVLVTAHRRENFGDPLEQIFLAIRDVARARPALGFVYPVHPNPNVAEPARRILGREPNIALAAPLDYAPMIHLMRRCLFVLTDSGGLQEEAPSLGKPVLVLRTVTERPEGIKAGTARLAGVDRAGVRRSVYDLLDDRRLYQRMARTVNPYGDGRASHRIVEVLG; encoded by the coding sequence ATGGCCCCGGTGGCCCTGGCCCTGGCCCGCCGCCCCGCGCGATACGCCGTCCGCCTCGTGGTCACGGCCCAGCACCGGGGGCTGTTGGACCAAGCGCTGCGGTTTTTCGGACTGCGCGCCCACCACGACCTCGACCTCATGCGCCCCGGCCAATCCTTGACCGACGTCACCACCCGGGTTTTGACCGGTCTCGAGCCGGTGTTCCGTCGGGAGAGTCCCGACGCGGTGTTGGTCCACGGCGACACCACGACCACCCTGGCGGCCGCCCTGGCGGCCCATTACCAACAGATCCCCGTCGGGCACGTGGAGGCGGGGCTCCGATCCGGGGACCCGCTCAACCCGTTTCCCGAGGAGACGAACCGCCGATTGACCGACGCCCTCGCGCGTTGGCATTTCGCCCCCACGCCCCTGGCCCGGCGTCAATTGCTGCGCGAAGGCGTCGACGGTCGACGGGTGTTCGTCACGGGCAACACCGGCATCGACGCCTTGCGCTGGGCCCTCCGCCGTCTGGGAGCGACCGCCCCGAAACTGCCTCCGGTCGTCGCCCGCCGGGCGGAGGGCCCCTTCGTTTTGGTCACGGCCCACCGGCGGGAAAATTTTGGCGATCCGTTGGAACAGATTTTTTTGGCGATCCGCGATGTGGCGCGCGCCCGACCGGCGTTGGGCTTCGTCTATCCGGTCCATCCCAACCCGAACGTGGCGGAACCCGCCCGACGGATTTTGGGTCGGGAACCCAACATCGCCCTGGCGGCCCCCCTCGACTACGCGCCGATGATCCATTTGATGCGCCGCTGCCTTTTCGTCCTGACCGATTCCGGGGGCTTGCAGGAAGAGGCGCCGAGCCTCGGCAAGCCGGTTCTGGTGTTGCGCACCGTGACGGAGCGGCCCGAGGGCATCAAGGCCGGAACGGCGCGGTTGGCGGGGGTCGATCGGGCCGGGGTGAGACGCTCTGTCTATGATCTATTGGACGACCGGCGGCTTTACCAAAGGATGGCTCGGACAGTCAATCCGTACGGGGACGGCCGCGCCTCTCACCGCATCGTTGAGGTTTTGGGGTGA
- a CDS encoding carboxypeptidase regulatory-like domain-containing protein, with amino-acid sequence MKKAKIPFYSKKTSPANRGLSLVEMLVALSLLSVGALSFFGVFGGIARGVQNAKARSLAANLCQEQVQILKQKNYYRVMVTTAPVFDLRFSTPVPYDTSYFPPETVLEGGITFTRLTNLDIAQEVSGNITTLAPTSSDTGMKLLTVTTVWNQGQDVRKVETRNVLSNPDAVMTNSILRGKLTNASTAAAIPGGSVVVSENTGFVDTTNATGDYEINLFPGNYNLFVTAPGFFSKTVSVSVPANAAVTQNVSLSPMATRTLTGWAWVTDHLVISQVMGQVPTSLPSGIRGEYVEIFNPTTFTWTVSGNIGLKFRPLAWIGPERDIAINFAGSPATIAPGGYYLFANTGPVVVNGVNVNPDAVWDATVGGANDTNFPYFDTTPGAEDFNIIPIDTDGAQEGAGHLRLVNTGTGATLDTLGWEGGGAGFSPADYESIPISQWTGLQNNEQYTRLSSTDGASAVLGRAYDMNYNIYDFWTTVHAGGAMYTPRTTASSTQTVLSGTPPIGGTVSCTDGLSAPDAVEWEFYTNGVTNAWAGRYYLLNVATGTWSVYLGFGTRFQQIDNVVVPVGAGDIPIPDASTVPPWQNAGYSHVFLTTTTTDGWVLGRVLNTGGTGIAPGIQVTNNINTVTASNLFPYRYFLRTIPGVYDLTANPNNANANYVSAVQPGVTVNAGQITSGVDFVLSQGGGLNGFVSRDGTNPLPGIAVTATNGLGLVEATAVSGADGRFRMTNMSTGTYLVEPQTSSGEAAAPASVSTAVVVGVSRFVSTYTVSGASGFITGGVTAGGDVLRTGVLVVASTATIVNPPSLSTMTLLGAGYYVASSLESGSYFLEVRGSTNPPYNVYAFYPTWNGSVWTTVVKSSTNLSVEPGQTRSGIGFDW; translated from the coding sequence ATGAAAAAAGCGAAAATCCCCTTTTATTCCAAAAAAACCTCGCCAGCGAACCGGGGCCTCTCCTTGGTCGAAATGTTGGTGGCCTTGTCTCTTCTTTCCGTGGGGGCTTTGAGTTTCTTTGGCGTGTTTGGGGGTATCGCCCGGGGTGTTCAAAACGCCAAAGCCCGTTCGCTCGCCGCCAACCTCTGCCAAGAGCAAGTCCAGATCCTCAAGCAGAAGAATTATTACCGGGTGATGGTGACGACGGCCCCCGTCTTCGACTTGCGCTTTTCCACCCCGGTCCCCTATGACACCAGCTATTTCCCTCCAGAGACGGTTCTTGAGGGGGGAATTACCTTCACCCGGTTGACAAACCTCGATATCGCCCAGGAAGTGTCCGGGAATATCACCACCTTGGCCCCCACCTCGTCCGACACGGGGATGAAGCTCTTGACGGTCACCACCGTTTGGAACCAGGGTCAGGATGTCCGTAAGGTGGAGACGCGGAACGTCCTGTCCAACCCCGACGCGGTGATGACCAACAGCATTCTTCGGGGAAAGCTGACCAACGCGTCAACCGCCGCGGCCATTCCCGGCGGAAGCGTGGTGGTGAGCGAAAACACGGGTTTTGTGGACACCACCAACGCCACCGGTGACTACGAGATCAATCTTTTCCCCGGGAATTACAACCTTTTCGTCACAGCCCCCGGGTTCTTTTCGAAGACGGTTTCCGTATCGGTTCCGGCCAACGCGGCGGTCACCCAAAACGTCTCTTTGAGCCCCATGGCGACGCGCACCTTGACGGGGTGGGCCTGGGTGACGGACCATCTCGTCATCAGCCAGGTGATGGGCCAGGTGCCGACGTCCCTTCCGTCCGGCATCAGGGGCGAATACGTGGAAATCTTCAACCCGACGACTTTCACTTGGACGGTTTCCGGAAACATCGGTTTGAAATTCCGGCCCCTCGCCTGGATCGGTCCGGAGCGGGACATCGCCATCAATTTCGCCGGGAGCCCGGCCACCATCGCGCCCGGCGGGTACTACCTTTTCGCCAACACCGGCCCGGTTGTCGTCAACGGCGTGAACGTCAACCCGGACGCCGTTTGGGACGCCACGGTGGGGGGAGCGAACGACACGAATTTCCCCTATTTCGACACGACCCCGGGGGCGGAGGATTTTAACATCATTCCCATCGACACCGACGGCGCCCAGGAGGGGGCGGGCCACCTCCGTCTTGTGAACACGGGGACCGGCGCCACCCTCGACACGCTGGGCTGGGAGGGCGGCGGGGCCGGGTTCTCGCCCGCGGATTACGAGTCCATTCCCATCAGTCAATGGACCGGTTTGCAAAACAACGAACAATACACACGCCTGTCGAGCACCGACGGCGCGAGCGCCGTCCTGGGGCGCGCCTACGATATGAATTACAATATCTACGATTTCTGGACGACCGTCCACGCCGGCGGGGCGATGTACACACCGCGGACCACGGCCAGTTCCACCCAGACCGTCCTGTCCGGCACGCCGCCCATCGGTGGAACCGTTTCCTGCACCGACGGCCTCTCCGCCCCGGACGCCGTCGAATGGGAGTTTTACACCAACGGGGTGACGAACGCGTGGGCCGGGCGGTATTACCTTTTGAACGTCGCCACGGGGACGTGGTCCGTTTATCTCGGTTTCGGCACCCGGTTCCAGCAAATCGACAACGTGGTCGTCCCCGTCGGCGCGGGGGACATCCCCATCCCCGACGCCTCGACGGTTCCGCCCTGGCAAAACGCGGGGTACTCCCACGTTTTCCTGACCACCACCACCACGGACGGCTGGGTCCTGGGTCGGGTCCTCAACACAGGCGGCACAGGCATCGCCCCGGGCATTCAGGTGACCAACAACATCAACACCGTCACGGCTTCCAATCTGTTTCCGTACCGATATTTCCTGAGGACCATCCCGGGGGTTTATGACCTGACCGCCAATCCCAACAACGCCAACGCGAACTACGTGAGCGCCGTCCAACCGGGGGTGACCGTGAACGCGGGCCAGATCACATCGGGGGTGGATTTTGTCCTTTCCCAAGGGGGAGGATTGAACGGGTTCGTTTCCCGGGACGGCACGAACCCCCTGCCGGGGATCGCGGTGACGGCCACGAACGGTCTCGGTCTTGTGGAAGCCACCGCCGTGTCCGGCGCGGACGGCCGTTTTCGCATGACGAACATGTCCACGGGGACTTACCTGGTCGAGCCGCAGACCTCTTCGGGAGAGGCCGCCGCTCCCGCGTCGGTATCGACGGCGGTGGTCGTGGGGGTGTCCCGTTTCGTCTCCACCTACACCGTCTCGGGGGCCTCCGGGTTCATCACGGGGGGGGTGACCGCCGGCGGGGATGTTCTGCGGACGGGGGTGTTGGTCGTGGCCTCCACGGCCACCATCGTTAACCCGCCGTCTTTGAGCACGATGACCCTCCTGGGGGCCGGCTACTACGTCGCCAGCTCCCTTGAATCGGGATCTTATTTCTTGGAAGTCCGGGGCAGCACCAACCCGCCGTACAACGTATACGCTTTTTACCCGACCTGGAACGGATCGGTTTGGACCACGGTGGTCAAGAGTTCGACGAACCTGTCCGTGGAGCCCGGCCAAACGAGGTCGGGCATCGGTTTCGACTGGTGA
- the tmk gene encoding dTMP kinase, giving the protein MKRGFFITFEGGEGSGKSTQARRLVAALRRRGLRPVHTREPGGTAIAEAVRRVLLTPGGRVAPLTELLLYEAARAQHLFEVVRPALARGAVVVCERYTDATEAYQGSGRGLPLADIRRLNRVATGGLAPDLTFLLDVPVRRGLRVARRLGKKLARRAGRSRGGDRMERESPLFHERVRRGYLALARREPRRVRVVPWGDPIEKIHARVLGEVERRLRARR; this is encoded by the coding sequence GTGAAACGGGGATTTTTCATCACCTTTGAAGGCGGGGAAGGGAGCGGCAAGTCCACCCAGGCCCGTCGCTTGGTCGCGGCCCTGCGCCGCCGGGGCCTGCGCCCTGTCCACACCCGGGAACCCGGCGGCACGGCCATCGCGGAAGCGGTGCGGCGCGTGTTGTTGACGCCGGGCGGCCGCGTGGCGCCCCTGACCGAACTCCTCCTCTACGAAGCCGCCCGCGCCCAGCATCTGTTCGAGGTGGTTCGGCCCGCCCTGGCGCGCGGGGCCGTGGTTGTCTGTGAACGCTACACCGACGCGACCGAGGCCTACCAAGGCTCCGGCCGCGGCCTGCCCTTGGCCGACATTCGTCGGTTGAACCGCGTCGCCACCGGAGGCCTCGCCCCCGATCTCACTTTCCTCCTGGACGTGCCGGTGCGGCGCGGCCTGCGCGTCGCCCGACGGCTCGGCAAGAAATTGGCCCGCCGCGCGGGGCGGTCCCGCGGGGGGGACCGCATGGAACGGGAATCGCCCCTTTTTCACGAGCGGGTGCGACGCGGGTACTTGGCGTTGGCCCGCCGAGAGCCCCGCCGGGTCCGCGTGGTGCCCTGGGGGGACCCCATCGAAAAAATCCACGCGCGCGTGTTGGGCGAAGTCGAGCGCCGCCTGCGGGCCCGCCGATGA